A single genomic interval of Gossypium raimondii isolate GPD5lz chromosome 11, ASM2569854v1, whole genome shotgun sequence harbors:
- the LOC105801020 gene encoding peroxisome biogenesis protein 3-2, with the protein MLYLRDLWRRHRRKVLVTAGVLGSGYLLYKLYDAHKRRLIDLESFGFHYVDRMQLHFENIQRIADTTTLPHAMPHLSCRIAEDLNLSHLMERLVKGKDQSNSLSSLEKLELWDSLKILSFTRMVVSIWAVTILSLYIRVQVNILGRYLYIDIARGLGSSYLLVSALHFYL; encoded by the exons ATGCTTTATTTAAG GGATCTTTGGAGAAGGCATAGGAGGAAGGTTTTGGTTACAGCAGGTGTTTTAGGAAGTGGGTATTTGTTGTATAAACTATATGATGCTCACAAACGTAGGCTTATTGATTTGGAAAG TTTCGGTTTTCATTACGTTGATAGAATGCAACTCCATTTTGAGAACATTCAAAGAATTGCTGATACAACAACATTACCTCATGCAATGCCCCATTTAAGTTGCCGGATAGCTGAAGATTTGAACCTTTCACATCTTATGGAGAGACTAGTGAAAGGGAAGGATCAGTCCAACAGTTTGTCTTCTTTAGAGAAACTTGAATTATGGGACAGTCTCAAAATTTTGA GTTTTACAAGAATGGTGGTGTCAATATGGGCAGTAACCATTCTTAGCTTATATATTAGAGTTCAAGTCAACATTCTAGGAAGATATTTGTATATTGATATTGCACGTGGTCTTGGAAGCTCTTATTTACTTGTAAGTGCTCTACATTTTTATCTGTAA